From Choloepus didactylus isolate mChoDid1 chromosome 19, mChoDid1.pri, whole genome shotgun sequence, one genomic window encodes:
- the SDCBP2 gene encoding syntenin-2: MSALYPSLEDLKVDQAMQAQARAAPRMPALPAQEAAASPPSGLYPNLAELESYMGLSLSSQEVQQNLPQIPEDDNPAASGPSPGQVVAPVTGNSLGVRRAEIKPGVREIHLCKDERGKTGLRLRAIDKGVFVQLVQANTPASLVGLRFGDQILQINGRDCAGWSTDKAHRAMKKASAERIVMVVRDRPFQRTVTMRKDSRGHVGFVIKKGKVISVVKGSSAALNGLLTHHYICEVNGQNVTGLKDREITEILALAGSTVTLTIIPTVIYEHMIRKLSPTLLQHTMDHSIPDV, translated from the exons ATGTCTGCCCTGTACCCTTCTCTGGAGGACCTGAAGGTGGACCAAGCCATGCAG GCACAGGCCCGAGCTGCACCCCGGATGCCCGCCCTCCCAGCCCAGGAGGCAGCTGCCTCCCCACCTTCAG GTTTGTACCCCAACCTGGCAGAATTGGAAAGTTACATGGGTCTTTCCCTCTCCAGCCAAGAAGTCCAGCAGAATCTGCCCCAGATTCCAGAGGATGACAAT CCGGCGGCTTCAGGCCCCTCGCCCGGCCAGGTGGTGGCGCCGGTGACCGGGAACAGCCTGGGCGTGCGGCGCGCCGAGATCAAGCCCGGCGTGCGCGAGATCCACCTGTGCAAGGACGAGCGGGGCAAGACCGGGCTCCGGCTGCGGGCCATCGACAAG GGGGTCTTTGTGCAGTTAGTCCAGGCCAACACCCCCGCTTCCCTCGTGGGGCTGCGCTTTGGGGACCAGATCCTGCAGATCAATGGGCGCGACTGTGCCGGCTGGAGCACAGACAAAGCCCACCGGGCCATGAAGAAGGCCTCGGCTGAAAGGATCGTCATGGTCGTTCGGGACAG GCCGTTCCAGCGGACGGTTACCATGCGCAAGGACAGCAGGGGCCACGTCGGCTTCGTCATCAAGAAGGGGAAGGTCATCTCTGTGGTCAAAGGGAGCTCTGCGGCCCTCAACGGGCTCCTCACCCACCACTACATCTGTGAGGTGAACGGGCAGAACGTCACTGGGCTGAAG GACAGAGAGATCACTGAGATTCTGGCCTTGGCTGGGAGCACCGTCACCTTGACCATCATCCCCACTGTGATCTATGAGCACATGATCAGAAA GTTGTCCCCGACCCTGCTCCAACACACCATGGACCATTCCATCCCAGATGTCTGA